A DNA window from Fodinibius sp. Rm-B-1B1-1 contains the following coding sequences:
- a CDS encoding CPBP family intramembrane glutamic endopeptidase, whose product MAKDMDIARQIEGIILFIGIPSLEYFELLPLPKLLVLVLVAGYCGYQLWKDTEFGGGLFRKSGNHQISKTILLRTVVIAPALTGLVWVLPDLNLFSFPIERPWLWMIVMVLYPLLSALPQEFIYRTFFFNRYKEIFTLPHSDIIYSAAAFSFLHIVYDNWWAVGLSFLAGLLFGITYKRTESLYWVALEHIIYGWLVFTLGLGPYFFEAF is encoded by the coding sequence GTGGCCAAAGATATGGACATTGCTCGACAAATAGAGGGTATTATACTATTTATTGGAATTCCATCGCTGGAATATTTTGAGCTTCTGCCTCTCCCGAAATTATTAGTTCTTGTTTTGGTGGCAGGTTATTGCGGGTATCAATTATGGAAAGACACAGAATTTGGTGGAGGGTTGTTCCGGAAATCCGGTAACCATCAAATCAGCAAAACCATATTGCTTAGAACCGTTGTGATAGCACCTGCTTTAACAGGGTTGGTTTGGGTTTTACCAGATTTGAATCTGTTCAGTTTTCCCATTGAACGGCCCTGGCTTTGGATGATTGTGATGGTATTATATCCACTGTTATCGGCTCTGCCCCAGGAGTTTATTTATCGCACCTTCTTTTTCAATCGGTATAAAGAAATATTTACCCTTCCTCATAGCGATATTATTTACAGTGCGGCTGCGTTTTCGTTTTTGCATATTGTATATGACAACTGGTGGGCTGTTGGGCTTAGTTTTTTAGCGGGACTTTTATTTGGGATTACGTACAAGCGAACCGAATCGCTGTACTGGGTGGCTTTAGAGCATATTATTTATGGATGGCTTGTTTTTACGCTTGGGCTTGGACCATACTTTTTTGAGGCGTTTTAA
- a CDS encoding ABC transporter ATP-binding protein produces the protein MDQAIQISGLQKLYGDTPVLTDFNLSVPKGNIFGLIGPNGAGKSTLIGILTGLLDYDDGSIVINGRELNEYNELMIKREIASVLQPPLLFEHFTSHDFLHYICDMFEIGRPDRQPKMDSLLEYLGLTEFEHAKINKLSAGSRKKLSFCAAILSEPTILFLDEPFESIDVISIGRMKTILNKLQENGVTIIITSHILEIVENLCNDIAILHNQKIIAYLDSESRKQLQKDASLSEIFESYVQVEQPKNDVLKWL, from the coding sequence ATGGATCAAGCCATACAAATTTCAGGATTACAAAAATTATACGGCGATACCCCTGTACTTACGGACTTTAATCTATCCGTTCCAAAAGGAAACATCTTTGGGCTCATTGGTCCCAACGGCGCGGGAAAAAGCACCCTAATCGGCATTTTAACCGGCCTGCTTGATTATGACGATGGCTCGATTGTGATTAATGGCCGGGAACTTAATGAATACAACGAGCTAATGATTAAACGGGAGATCGCCTCTGTGCTACAGCCACCGCTCCTTTTTGAACATTTTACCAGCCACGATTTTTTGCACTATATCTGTGATATGTTCGAAATTGGTCGCCCAGACCGTCAGCCTAAAATGGATTCCCTGTTGGAATATCTGGGGCTTACCGAATTTGAGCATGCTAAAATCAACAAATTATCAGCTGGCAGTCGCAAAAAACTCTCCTTTTGTGCCGCCATCCTGAGTGAGCCTACAATTTTATTCCTGGATGAACCCTTTGAAAGCATTGATGTAATTTCGATAGGCCGGATGAAAACAATTCTGAACAAGCTCCAAGAAAATGGTGTCACAATCATCATTACCAGTCATATTTTAGAAATCGTTGAAAATCTCTGTAATGATATCGCTATTTTGCACAACCAGAAAATTATTGCTTATCTCGATTCCGAAAGCCGTAAACAATTACAAAAAGATGCCTCCCTCAGCGAAATATTTGAAAGTTATGTGCAGGTTGAGCAACCCAAAAATGATGTATTGAAGTGGCTGTAA
- a CDS encoding M20 family peptidase, whose amino-acid sequence MKSYTTRCFILVISLFLTFAWTSCNSSGKVTRDIDPLALEYTIDEDKALDRLSEAIQHKTVSLEDTSAINYEPYDNFIAFLEKGYPKLHQEAEKQRIGKYSVLYKWEGSNASLKPAMLIGHYDVVPVKSGGDTLWQHAPYKGEVSDGFLWGRGTLDDKSGIMSIMEAMEYLIDQDFQPERTFYVALHHDEEVGGVRGAQRISKHLQDNDIELAYLVDEGLPIAEEIIDNVNVPLAMIGVASKGSVNIELTYNQDGGHSSMPPRSSVIGTLSDAVNRIERKPMKASYRGLIVETFEPLIPYMTYTQRLAFNNTWLFRGIIKNKLSNNPATNAALRTTAAKTIFEAGFKENVLPVEGKVIINFRIHPNDTVEDVVEYVRDRINNDRINIRVLDRARNSSPVSSTKAKPYKMLKSTIEESFGEALVSPSLFIAASDARHFEDLTPNIYRFRPIRARHEDRSRVHGIDERISTENYIEMIRFQIRLIENGATELQ is encoded by the coding sequence ATGAAAAGTTATACTACTCGGTGTTTTATTTTGGTTATATCACTCTTTTTAACCTTTGCATGGACATCGTGTAATTCATCGGGAAAAGTAACAAGAGATATAGATCCATTAGCTTTAGAATATACTATTGATGAGGATAAAGCACTTGATCGTCTTAGCGAGGCCATTCAGCACAAAACGGTTTCGCTGGAAGATACATCAGCCATTAACTACGAGCCGTATGATAATTTTATAGCATTTCTCGAAAAAGGATACCCGAAGTTACATCAGGAAGCCGAAAAACAGCGGATCGGGAAATATAGCGTTTTGTACAAATGGGAGGGGAGTAATGCCAGCTTAAAGCCGGCCATGCTAATAGGACATTACGATGTAGTACCGGTGAAATCAGGCGGGGATACGCTTTGGCAACATGCTCCCTATAAAGGTGAAGTAAGTGATGGTTTTCTTTGGGGGCGTGGCACGCTCGATGATAAAAGCGGTATCATGTCGATCATGGAGGCGATGGAATATTTGATTGATCAGGATTTTCAGCCCGAAAGAACGTTTTATGTTGCCTTGCACCATGATGAGGAGGTCGGTGGGGTGCGTGGAGCACAAAGGATCTCCAAACATCTGCAGGATAATGACATTGAGTTGGCGTACTTAGTAGATGAAGGGTTGCCCATTGCAGAAGAGATTATCGACAATGTGAACGTTCCATTAGCAATGATTGGGGTAGCCTCGAAGGGATCGGTAAATATTGAGTTGACTTATAACCAAGATGGAGGGCATTCGTCGATGCCTCCGCGTTCTTCTGTGATTGGTACCCTTAGTGATGCCGTGAATCGTATTGAGCGTAAACCGATGAAGGCCAGCTACAGGGGGTTAATTGTAGAGACCTTTGAACCTTTAATTCCCTATATGACCTATACCCAGCGGTTGGCATTTAATAATACGTGGTTGTTTCGAGGAATTATAAAAAACAAGTTGAGTAATAATCCTGCTACTAATGCAGCACTACGAACTACCGCCGCAAAAACCATTTTTGAGGCAGGCTTTAAAGAAAATGTGTTACCGGTAGAAGGAAAAGTGATTATCAATTTTAGGATTCATCCCAATGATACTGTAGAGGATGTTGTGGAATATGTCCGGGATCGGATCAATAATGACCGTATTAATATTCGAGTGTTAGATCGGGCACGAAACTCTTCCCCGGTATCGAGTACGAAGGCAAAGCCATATAAGATGTTAAAAAGTACTATAGAAGAATCCTTTGGGGAAGCGTTAGTTTCACCGTCGCTGTTTATTGCGGCCAGCGATGCGCGCCATTTTGAGGATTTAACCCCCAATATTTACCGCTTTCGACCTATTCGCGCTCGTCATGAGGATCGATCGAGAGTACACGGAATTGATGAACGTATTTCGACTGAAAATTATATTGAAATGATACGATTTCAGATCAGGCTGATTGAAAATGGGGCAACAGAACTTCAGTAA
- a CDS encoding porin family protein gives MKKIIISFALIFGLLSIISVQKSHAQVDFGLRAGLNFSNFYDTADGSDLDSRTGFMVGGFLNFKVPMSPISIQPEVLYTQNGYEAANDITLELDYIQVPVLAKFSFAPGPAQPHVYVGPYVGIPVTSKVSGGGVSIDTDNEQTDFGGIVGAGVDFNVGLTKLNVGGRYGFGLTNAFDGGQGKNSVISIVAGLNF, from the coding sequence ATGAAAAAAATAATTATATCCTTCGCCCTTATTTTTGGCCTTCTAAGCATTATTTCTGTCCAAAAGTCCCACGCCCAAGTTGATTTTGGTCTCCGTGCCGGATTAAACTTTAGCAATTTTTATGATACCGCTGATGGGTCTGATCTTGACTCACGAACCGGATTTATGGTCGGCGGGTTCTTAAACTTTAAAGTTCCAATGAGCCCCATTTCCATTCAACCGGAAGTTCTTTATACCCAAAACGGATATGAAGCTGCTAACGACATCACCCTGGAATTAGACTATATTCAAGTGCCAGTATTAGCAAAATTTAGCTTCGCTCCTGGTCCTGCACAGCCGCATGTTTATGTTGGACCGTATGTTGGCATTCCAGTTACGAGTAAAGTCTCTGGAGGCGGTGTAAGTATCGATACTGATAATGAACAAACAGACTTTGGTGGTATTGTAGGAGCTGGCGTAGACTTCAACGTTGGTCTAACGAAATTGAATGTTGGAGGACGTTATGGCTTTGGACTTACCAATGCTTTTGACGGTGGGCAAGGTAAAAACAGTGTCATATCCATCGTTGCGGGACTCAACTTCTAA
- the uvrA gene encoding excinuclease ABC subunit UvrA yields the protein MSQTETINEKKQSETDKDRPIIVKGARVHNLKEIDVEIPRNKMTVVTGVSGSGKSSLAFDTIYAEGQRRYVESLSSYARQFLERMDKPDVDFMQGISPAMAIQQKTTSSNPRSTVGTTTEIYDYMRLLYARIGHTISPKSGKEVKKDSTKTVIEELHNEHDEGTKFYVLFSIPVHEEKGLEDELRVLKEKGYSRLLHIDDENILDLTTDDVDPKDISADNYRVLVDRLVLKNDEDTRTRIAGSLETAFQEGNGRCSIKIRDGEEHKFSERFEMDGIEFTEPKPQMFSFNNPFGACDKCEGFGKVSGIDENLVIPDPEETIRNGAIAPYSGEKFSKHLRDLVKVSARYSLPIDTPYQELDDDVKEIIWEGKDEYIGIRPFFEDVKSQSYKVHMRVFYSRYRGYSRCPDCKGYRVRKDALYVKVNDKHIGEVAEMTIGHAREFFENLELSEFEKEVAEQVLYEIRKRLKYLDEVGLSYLTLNRLAKTLSGGESQRISLANSLGSSLIGSLYVLDEPTIGLHPRDNDRLINILKSLRDIGNTVLVVEHDPEMIKAADNIIDIGPFAGIHGGEVVYSGSYDDLQEANTLTGKYISGRKEIPVPEKRRKGSGKIIKLEGAMEHNLKSLDVEFPLEKLICVTGVSGSGKSTLVHDTLYAAIQNQMGTYKDKIGHHRKITGTNYIDSVEMVDQSPIGRSSRSNPATYTKAFDGIRDLFANTRQSKIMGYEPGHFSFNVPGGRCEACQGEGIQKIEMQFMADIELTCEECGGKRYRKDVLQVKYRGKNIHDVLNMSVSEAIEFFVDEERITNKLQTLEDVGLGYLKLGQSAPTLSGGEAQRVKLAKFLSKSAGDSTLYFFDEPTTGLHFEDIAKLLDSFNELVNNGHTVIIIEHNLDVIKCADHIIDIGPEGGFAGGQIVATGTPEEITEVEESHTGKYLSEVL from the coding sequence ATGTCTCAGACCGAAACGATCAACGAGAAAAAGCAATCTGAAACCGACAAAGATCGCCCCATTATTGTTAAAGGGGCCCGCGTTCATAACCTCAAAGAAATCGATGTCGAGATCCCCCGTAACAAGATGACCGTCGTTACCGGCGTTAGTGGTTCAGGTAAATCCAGCTTGGCCTTTGATACCATTTATGCCGAGGGGCAGCGACGATACGTGGAAAGTCTTTCCAGTTATGCCCGGCAGTTTTTAGAACGCATGGACAAACCCGATGTGGATTTCATGCAGGGTATTTCACCAGCCATGGCCATTCAACAAAAAACGACATCTTCGAATCCCCGATCTACAGTTGGTACTACGACAGAGATCTACGATTATATGCGCCTGCTTTACGCACGGATCGGTCATACTATTTCGCCTAAATCGGGAAAAGAGGTGAAAAAAGACAGTACCAAAACGGTTATTGAGGAACTTCACAACGAACATGACGAAGGCACTAAATTTTACGTACTGTTTTCTATACCGGTTCACGAAGAGAAAGGATTGGAGGATGAACTCCGAGTTCTTAAGGAAAAGGGGTATTCTCGTCTCCTGCATATTGATGACGAAAATATTTTGGATCTGACGACCGATGATGTAGATCCAAAGGACATCAGCGCAGACAACTACCGGGTATTGGTAGATCGGCTTGTTCTTAAGAATGATGAAGACACACGAACTCGTATTGCCGGATCGCTTGAAACGGCTTTTCAGGAGGGCAACGGCCGCTGCTCTATTAAAATCCGTGATGGTGAAGAACACAAATTCAGCGAGCGGTTTGAGATGGACGGCATTGAATTCACTGAGCCTAAACCGCAGATGTTTTCGTTTAATAATCCGTTCGGTGCCTGTGATAAGTGTGAAGGGTTTGGCAAGGTTTCTGGTATTGATGAAAATCTCGTCATCCCTGATCCCGAAGAAACCATCCGCAATGGAGCTATTGCTCCGTATAGTGGTGAAAAGTTCAGCAAGCATCTGCGTGATCTTGTTAAAGTTTCAGCACGATATAGCCTGCCTATTGATACCCCCTACCAAGAGCTTGATGATGACGTAAAAGAAATTATATGGGAGGGTAAAGATGAATATATTGGCATTCGTCCATTTTTTGAGGATGTGAAAAGCCAATCCTATAAAGTCCATATGCGAGTATTCTATTCGCGCTATCGCGGATACAGTCGCTGCCCAGATTGCAAAGGGTACCGCGTGCGCAAAGATGCGCTCTATGTTAAAGTAAACGATAAGCATATTGGCGAAGTAGCAGAAATGACCATCGGCCACGCGAGGGAATTTTTTGAAAACCTGGAGCTTTCCGAGTTCGAAAAGGAAGTAGCCGAGCAGGTACTCTACGAAATCCGTAAACGCCTGAAGTACCTTGATGAAGTTGGGCTAAGCTATCTTACGCTTAACCGACTGGCTAAAACGCTCAGTGGTGGTGAGTCGCAGCGTATCAGTCTGGCAAATTCGCTGGGTAGTTCACTCATTGGAAGCCTGTATGTGCTTGATGAACCAACAATTGGCCTACATCCCCGTGATAACGATCGGCTGATTAACATTTTAAAATCACTGCGTGATATTGGAAATACCGTGCTGGTTGTAGAGCATGACCCGGAAATGATTAAAGCGGCCGATAACATTATTGATATTGGTCCATTTGCTGGAATTCACGGTGGTGAAGTGGTCTACAGTGGTTCATATGATGATCTGCAGGAAGCTAATACCTTAACCGGCAAATATATCAGTGGGCGCAAAGAAATTCCGGTGCCGGAAAAACGGCGTAAAGGAAGCGGAAAGATCATTAAACTGGAAGGTGCCATGGAACACAACCTCAAAAGTCTTGATGTAGAATTTCCGCTCGAAAAGCTGATCTGTGTTACAGGTGTTAGTGGTTCCGGGAAATCAACTTTGGTACACGACACGCTGTATGCTGCCATCCAAAATCAGATGGGAACCTATAAGGATAAAATTGGCCATCATCGTAAAATTACGGGCACCAACTATATTGATTCAGTTGAAATGGTTGATCAGTCGCCAATTGGGCGCTCTTCGCGGTCAAATCCCGCTACATATACCAAAGCGTTTGACGGTATTCGTGATCTATTTGCAAACACCCGGCAATCTAAAATTATGGGGTATGAGCCAGGACACTTTTCGTTTAATGTTCCCGGAGGTCGCTGTGAAGCATGCCAGGGCGAAGGTATCCAAAAAATTGAAATGCAATTTATGGCCGATATTGAACTGACCTGCGAGGAGTGTGGTGGCAAGCGTTACCGCAAGGATGTACTGCAGGTGAAATATCGGGGCAAAAATATCCACGATGTATTGAATATGTCCGTCTCCGAGGCCATCGAGTTTTTTGTGGATGAGGAACGCATTACCAATAAACTACAGACCCTCGAAGATGTGGGACTGGGTTACCTCAAATTGGGGCAGAGCGCGCCGACGCTTTCCGGTGGGGAAGCACAACGCGTGAAGCTGGCTAAGTTTCTCAGCAAATCGGCCGGCGACAGCACGCTCTACTTTTTTGATGAGCCCACAACGGGCCTCCATTTCGAAGATATCGCTAAGCTGCTCGACTCTTTTAATGAGCTCGTCAATAATGGCCATACGGTCATCATCATTGAACACAATTTAGATGTCATAAAATGTGCCGACCATATTATCGACATTGGTCCTGAAGGTGGCTTTGCTGGCGGACAAATTGTAGCCACTGGAACGCCCGAAGAAATTACTGAGGTGGAAGAAAGTCATACCGGCAAGTATCTCAGCGAAGTTCTCTAA
- a CDS encoding glycoside hydrolase family 43 protein produces the protein MGIYNRRKIVLGFMGVLVAALSIFSCTTKESAEDVLTDEPIPEPGNPIITEKYTADPAALVYQDTVFLYVGHDQAEPGHGFYDLREWLVYSSTDLVNWQEYEVPLRAKDFEWASGDAWAAEVIHHDGKFYWYTTVTHAENEAKAIGVAVSDSPTGPYKDARGSALVTNDMTTNVDITWDDIDPTVFVDDDGQAYMFWGNTQLYYSKLKENMIELEGEIKTIDLPHFTEAPWIHKKNGYYYLSYAYKFPERTAYAMSDDIEGPYYFKGILNEVAGNTNTNHQAIIDYKGQSYFFYHTGNIPTEGSSYRRSVSIDSLHYNEDGTLQRVQMTTEGVGAVE, from the coding sequence ATGGGTATATACAATCGTCGAAAAATTGTTTTGGGATTTATGGGAGTACTGGTTGCGGCCTTATCAATCTTCTCATGCACTACCAAGGAATCAGCAGAAGATGTGCTTACCGATGAGCCGATTCCAGAGCCTGGAAATCCGATTATTACCGAAAAATATACGGCTGATCCTGCAGCTTTGGTTTATCAGGATACCGTATTTCTTTATGTGGGACATGATCAAGCCGAACCGGGACACGGATTTTATGATCTTCGTGAATGGTTGGTGTATTCGTCCACGGATTTGGTAAACTGGCAGGAGTACGAAGTGCCGCTTCGGGCAAAAGATTTTGAGTGGGCCTCGGGTGATGCGTGGGCTGCAGAAGTTATCCATCACGATGGAAAATTCTATTGGTATACGACCGTAACGCACGCAGAAAATGAGGCCAAGGCCATTGGCGTGGCGGTATCCGATAGTCCCACCGGGCCATATAAAGATGCGCGTGGCTCGGCTTTAGTTACTAACGATATGACCACCAATGTAGATATTACCTGGGATGATATAGATCCCACGGTTTTTGTAGACGACGATGGGCAGGCCTATATGTTTTGGGGCAATACGCAGTTGTATTATTCAAAGCTGAAAGAGAATATGATTGAGTTGGAAGGCGAAATCAAAACGATTGATTTACCACACTTTACCGAAGCGCCGTGGATTCACAAGAAAAATGGTTATTACTACCTTTCTTATGCCTATAAATTTCCCGAGCGAACTGCTTATGCGATGAGTGATGATATTGAAGGCCCATATTATTTTAAAGGGATTCTCAACGAAGTTGCAGGCAACACCAATACCAACCATCAGGCTATTATTGATTATAAAGGACAGTCGTACTTTTTCTATCATACTGGTAATATTCCAACCGAGGGAAGCAGTTATCGTCGATCGGTGAGTATCGACTCGCTGCATTACAATGAAGATGGAACGTTGCAACGTGTTCAAATGACAACTGAGGGTGTAGGGGCTGTTGAATAA
- a CDS encoding pyridoxal phosphate-dependent decarboxylase family protein, with translation MSLDVSPQQFEEWIEQTGQLIKRFYADDLTSPVFAGKSPAEVQALLEESLPRQSQNIEALLDEVGEKVLSSITNSAGPRYFGYITGGGNQVAVLAEMIKASLNQNNLKWHSSPVSTELERLVMRWVADFIGYPTSSAGVLLSGGSVANFNCLAVARKIKAPSDISDEGIYGSNPMTVYVSEEGHSSFDKAMDMLGLGKKYLRKIPVEDDFRINIEALEEQIRSDKNAGLNPICAIAVAGTTNTGAVDNLQAVADICEEYGLWYHVDAAYGGPAARVDKTIPLFEGIERADSVVVNPHKWMYVPFEAGGALVKNPEHLRRTFSTIPDYLKSDQQNGGRTDLMEYNLPLTKEFKALKVWMTIKAYGADRLRNEIASDIDKAQYLVDLISEEKGLELMAPVPLSIVCFRYNPGGLDAKQLDVLNDKIIDKVEIDGRVFLTGTKINGATAIRVCFINHRTKRKDIQLLKETVLDIAMN, from the coding sequence ATGAGTCTTGATGTTTCTCCGCAACAGTTTGAAGAGTGGATTGAACAAACAGGTCAATTGATCAAAAGGTTTTATGCTGATGATTTGACATCGCCCGTATTTGCCGGCAAGTCTCCTGCCGAGGTACAAGCACTTTTGGAGGAATCGCTGCCACGGCAATCACAAAATATTGAAGCCTTGCTGGATGAGGTTGGTGAAAAGGTATTGAGCTCGATCACCAACAGCGCGGGTCCCCGTTATTTTGGATATATTACTGGCGGTGGAAACCAAGTAGCGGTGTTAGCCGAAATGATTAAGGCCTCTCTCAATCAGAATAATTTAAAATGGCATTCGTCGCCGGTAAGTACGGAGTTGGAACGGCTGGTGATGCGTTGGGTTGCTGATTTTATAGGGTATCCCACAAGCAGCGCAGGGGTGCTTTTAAGTGGGGGATCGGTGGCCAATTTTAACTGTCTGGCGGTAGCGCGAAAAATTAAGGCGCCTTCTGATATTTCGGATGAGGGAATCTATGGTTCTAATCCCATGACTGTATATGTTTCGGAGGAGGGGCACTCCAGTTTTGACAAAGCGATGGATATGTTGGGGCTTGGGAAAAAGTATTTGCGAAAAATCCCCGTTGAGGATGATTTTCGCATTAATATTGAAGCGCTTGAAGAGCAAATTCGATCCGACAAAAATGCGGGCCTCAATCCCATCTGTGCTATTGCCGTTGCAGGTACGACTAATACGGGTGCCGTTGATAATTTACAGGCCGTCGCAGATATCTGTGAAGAATATGGTTTGTGGTATCATGTGGATGCGGCTTACGGTGGGCCTGCTGCAAGAGTTGATAAGACAATCCCGCTTTTTGAAGGGATTGAACGCGCTGATTCGGTGGTAGTTAATCCCCATAAATGGATGTACGTACCCTTTGAAGCAGGCGGGGCGCTTGTCAAAAATCCAGAGCATCTTCGCCGTACGTTTAGCACGATCCCTGACTATCTGAAATCGGATCAGCAGAATGGAGGGCGTACAGACCTAATGGAATATAATTTGCCGCTGACGAAAGAGTTTAAGGCACTTAAGGTATGGATGACGATAAAGGCGTACGGTGCTGATCGGTTGCGCAATGAAATTGCTTCTGATATTGATAAGGCCCAATACTTAGTTGATTTAATCAGCGAAGAGAAAGGCTTGGAACTTATGGCACCGGTACCTCTGTCAATTGTTTGTTTTCGTTACAATCCAGGTGGATTAGATGCAAAGCAATTGGATGTACTAAATGACAAAATCATTGATAAGGTGGAGATAGATGGTCGCGTATTTTTAACGGGCACAAAGATTAACGGGGCTACCGCAATACGAGTTTGTTTTATTAATCACCGTACAAAAAGGAAGGATATACAGCTTTTAAAAGAAACCGTGTTGGATATTGCCATGAATTAG
- a CDS encoding class I SAM-dependent methyltransferase, protein METDTAKKSTQNPNHQVGYFERLATHVQDLRDTPPDLFEDVSHIDWSNLNWKNINRPYKVDKWAEGKKKWEQEHGERMGVKEGWKHFNKSFHQLFIKDVPKEKQAARSAIWQNLMSMDIHGAGEALEELVQLLVWNKVHRVEDAIWDPRGKRALFEGLDVEKPEVLFLGAADGYEAMQLMAQYPGGHAVLVDYDKFCKTDRYGKFPAQYPFLGNNPATGSHKVYYKEDMNIDFVVDDIRNLKYGKEFDIVVSIGLIEHFPDEYKHEAFEMHRRFLKPGGYAILTTPRNQLRSKAFYTVMSDYMNYGYRELMDIQQMGLYAWEHGFDILRAGYIKAHNGLICKVR, encoded by the coding sequence ATGGAAACAGATACTGCCAAAAAATCTACCCAAAATCCCAACCACCAAGTCGGGTATTTTGAAAGGCTGGCCACACACGTTCAAGATTTACGGGATACGCCTCCCGACCTCTTCGAAGATGTAAGTCATATTGACTGGTCGAACCTAAACTGGAAAAATATTAATCGTCCATACAAAGTCGATAAATGGGCCGAGGGTAAAAAGAAATGGGAACAGGAGCATGGCGAACGGATGGGGGTCAAAGAAGGATGGAAGCATTTTAACAAATCTTTCCATCAGTTATTTATAAAAGATGTCCCCAAAGAAAAACAGGCTGCACGCTCGGCTATCTGGCAAAACCTGATGAGCATGGATATCCACGGTGCGGGTGAAGCACTCGAAGAACTCGTACAACTACTGGTGTGGAACAAGGTACATCGTGTAGAAGATGCCATCTGGGACCCGCGTGGAAAACGTGCCCTGTTTGAAGGACTCGACGTTGAAAAGCCGGAGGTCTTATTTTTAGGCGCGGCCGATGGATATGAGGCAATGCAATTGATGGCGCAATATCCCGGCGGTCATGCAGTGCTGGTAGATTATGACAAATTCTGCAAAACCGACCGCTATGGTAAGTTTCCTGCCCAATATCCCTTCTTGGGAAATAATCCTGCTACCGGAAGCCACAAAGTCTATTACAAAGAGGATATGAATATCGATTTTGTGGTAGATGATATTCGCAATCTTAAATACGGCAAGGAGTTCGATATTGTGGTCAGTATTGGACTTATCGAGCATTTTCCCGACGAGTACAAGCACGAGGCCTTTGAAATGCACCGCCGTTTCCTAAAGCCCGGTGGCTACGCCATTCTAACCACACCGCGAAATCAGTTGCGTAGCAAGGCATTTTACACCGTCATGAGTGACTACATGAACTACGGCTATCGCGAGCTCATGGATATTCAGCAGATGGGATTATATGCCTGGGAGCACGGATTTGATATCCTGCGCGCCGGCTACATTAAAGCACACAACGGATTGATTTGCAAGGTGAGATAA